In one window of Senegalia massiliensis DNA:
- a CDS encoding CxxH/CxxC protein: MYVVCNEHLTEAIDDFVDVYEQPPDIYELDSVSFTDWITPSRCDKCDKLPKFLVV, encoded by the coding sequence ATGTATGTTGTATGTAATGAACATTTAACTGAAGCAATAGATGACTTTGTAGATGTATATGAGCAGCCACCAGATATATATGAATTAGATAGTGTATCTTTTACAGATTGGATAACTCCATCTAGATGTGATAAATGTGATAAATTACCAAA
- the htrA gene encoding serine protease HtrA: MSDEYNNNEHNNDEYTNEEYNNEIKEEKRQWHSPMGPTKEKQVVYKEKKSKGGFFSYMLVALVAALIGGFVVAYVAPTYLYGNIIPYPETNDGNTNKTGNETIKINTKDDINTVSAVAKKAMDSVVGITTTTTQQNFFGNEVPLQGVGSGVIVDSNGYILTNSHVIDGGNADKITVQFADGSKTNANVLWQDSTLDLAIIKVNETNLPAAELGNSDDLIVGEQAIAIGNPLGLQFQRTVTSGVISGLDRTISSENVMMENLIQTDASINPGNSGGALLNSEGKVIGINTAKIQSAEGLGFSVPINIAKPIIEQVLSDGEFKMAFIGINGLEVDKYEKALGLDIQAEKGFVVIEVVPNSPASKSGLQQNDVLTKIGDTEITGFSTLRKALYNYKPGDSAEMEIIRNGKTEKINIKFDKAPDE; the protein is encoded by the coding sequence ATGAGTGATGAATATAACAATAATGAACATAACAATGATGAATACACCAACGAAGAATATAACAATGAAATCAAAGAAGAAAAAAGACAATGGCATAGTCCAATGGGTCCTACTAAAGAAAAACAAGTAGTATATAAAGAGAAGAAAAGTAAAGGTGGCTTTTTTTCTTATATGTTAGTAGCTTTAGTGGCAGCTCTTATTGGAGGATTTGTTGTAGCATATGTTGCTCCAACATATTTATATGGCAACATTATACCTTATCCTGAAACAAATGATGGTAATACAAATAAAACAGGAAATGAAACTATAAAGATAAATACCAAAGATGATATTAATACTGTTTCAGCAGTAGCAAAAAAAGCAATGGATTCAGTAGTAGGGATTACAACTACAACTACCCAACAAAATTTCTTTGGAAATGAAGTACCACTTCAAGGTGTAGGATCAGGAGTAATAGTTGATAGTAATGGATATATTCTTACAAATTCTCATGTAATAGATGGTGGTAATGCAGATAAAATAACAGTTCAATTTGCAGATGGTTCAAAAACTAACGCAAATGTATTATGGCAAGATTCAACACTTGACCTTGCTATTATAAAGGTTAATGAAACTAATTTACCGGCAGCTGAGTTAGGAAATTCAGATGATCTTATAGTGGGAGAACAAGCAATAGCAATAGGAAATCCATTAGGACTTCAATTTCAAAGAACAGTAACTTCTGGAGTAATAAGTGGTTTAGATAGAACTATATCTTCTGAAAATGTAATGATGGAAAATTTAATTCAGACAGATGCATCAATTAACCCTGGAAATAGTGGAGGTGCATTATTAAATAGTGAAGGAAAAGTAATAGGAATAAATACAGCTAAAATTCAATCAGCAGAAGGACTAGGTTTTTCTGTACCTATAAATATAGCAAAACCTATAATAGAACAAGTACTTTCTGATGGAGAATTTAAGATGGCTTTTATAGGAATAAATGGATTAGAAGTAGATAAATATGAAAAAGCTTTAGGATTAGATATACAAGCAGAAAAAGGATTTGTAGTTATAGAAGTAGTTCCTAATTCACCTGCTTCAAAGTCAGGGCTTCAACAAAATGATGTATTAACTAAAATCGGTGATACTGAAATTACTGGATTTTCAACACTTAGGAAAGCTCTATATAATTACAAACCAGGTGATAGTGCAGAAATGGAAATAATAAGAAATGGTAAGACAGAAAAGATAAATATAAAATTTGACAAAGCACCAGATGAATAA
- a CDS encoding MBL fold metallo-hydrolase, producing MSLRFCSIASGSSGNCQYVETDKTNIIIDAGLSGKKIQNGLLSIGADPTKLNGILVTHEHKDHIKGVGILSRRFNIPIYANNNTWEAMKEYLGKLDEQNIRIIGSNNSFEIGDINIDSFSTSHDAADSLGYSLNHKNKKVSIVTDTGIITENIKSKIKDSNLLMLESNHDIQMLKIGSYPYYLKKRILSQDGHLSNEDAGNLISELFLDKFQRIFLGHLSRENNFPELAYQTVVNIMTEKGIKLNKDIQLQVADRHDPTELCIV from the coding sequence ATGAGTTTAAGATTTTGTTCAATAGCTAGTGGGAGCAGTGGCAATTGTCAATACGTAGAAACAGATAAAACAAATATAATAATAGATGCTGGATTAAGTGGTAAAAAGATACAAAATGGTTTATTATCAATTGGTGCAGATCCAACAAAATTAAATGGTATACTAGTTACTCATGAACATAAAGACCATATAAAGGGAGTAGGAATATTATCTAGAAGGTTTAATATACCAATATATGCAAATAATAATACTTGGGAAGCTATGAAAGAGTATTTAGGTAAATTAGACGAACAAAATATTAGAATAATTGGTAGTAACAATAGTTTTGAAATAGGAGATATAAATATAGATAGTTTTAGCACAAGTCATGATGCAGCTGATTCTTTAGGATATAGTTTGAATCATAAAAATAAAAAGGTAAGTATAGTAACGGATACTGGAATAATAACAGAAAATATAAAGTCAAAAATCAAAGATTCAAACTTATTAATGTTGGAATCAAACCATGATATTCAGATGTTAAAAATAGGAAGCTATCCATATTATTTAAAGAAAAGAATACTATCTCAAGATGGTCATTTATCAAATGAAGATGCAGGAAATTTGATATCAGAATTATTTTTAGATAAATTTCAAAGGATATTTTTAGGACATTTAAGTAGAGAAAATAACTTTCCTGAGTTAGCATATCAAACAGTTGTTAACATAATGACTGAAAAGGGTATAAAGCTAAACAAAGACATACAATTACAAGTAGCAGATCGCCATGATCCCACTGAACTTTGTATAGTTTAA
- a CDS encoding M20 metallopeptidase family protein, giving the protein MNNIIKKSQDIKDWLISVRRDFHMYPELGIEEYRTMNKICNILEELNIEYKNEVADTGVVGIIRGNHKGKTIALRADMDALPIFERNNVEYKSKIDGKMHACGHDAHMTILLGVAKILVEMKEEIKGNIKLIFQPAEETIGGAERMIKEGIMENPKVDAVFGLHMAPEIPVGKIGIKYGKMNASSDTLNIQIFGESTHGAYPHSGVDSIVIASQVINALQTIVSRKVSPIDSAVISIGQINGGTAHNIISNSVNMKGTLRTLSPKTRDVALTNIKDIVENIPKTMGGKGKFIREEGYMSLINSDNMVNLVRESVNQLLGEKNVITIDSPSLGVEDFSYFLKDTDGAFFRLGCRNEKKDIIYDGHSDRFNIDENSLPIGVAIQVLNVIKFLK; this is encoded by the coding sequence ATGAATAATATAATAAAGAAATCCCAAGATATAAAGGATTGGTTAATAAGTGTACGAAGGGATTTTCATATGTATCCAGAACTTGGCATAGAAGAATATAGAACAATGAATAAAATATGTAATATATTAGAAGAGTTAAATATTGAATATAAAAATGAAGTTGCAGATACTGGAGTAGTAGGTATTATAAGAGGTAATCATAAAGGGAAAACCATAGCCCTTAGAGCAGATATGGATGCTTTACCTATATTTGAAAGAAATAATGTAGAATATAAATCTAAAATAGATGGAAAAATGCATGCATGTGGACATGATGCTCATATGACAATATTACTTGGTGTAGCAAAGATATTAGTAGAAATGAAAGAGGAAATAAAGGGAAATATAAAACTTATATTTCAACCAGCAGAAGAAACTATAGGTGGCGCAGAACGAATGATAAAAGAAGGGATAATGGAGAATCCAAAAGTAGATGCAGTATTTGGGCTTCATATGGCTCCAGAAATACCTGTTGGGAAAATAGGTATAAAATATGGAAAAATGAATGCATCATCTGATACATTAAACATACAAATTTTTGGTGAAAGTACACATGGTGCTTATCCTCATAGTGGAGTAGACAGTATTGTAATAGCATCTCAAGTTATAAATGCACTTCAAACTATAGTAAGTAGAAAAGTAAGCCCTATTGATTCAGCAGTAATATCCATAGGACAAATAAATGGAGGAACAGCTCATAATATCATCTCAAATTCAGTCAATATGAAAGGTACACTTAGGACATTATCGCCTAAAACTAGAGATGTAGCTCTTACCAATATAAAAGATATAGTAGAAAATATTCCAAAAACAATGGGAGGAAAAGGAAAATTTATAAGGGAAGAAGGATATATGTCTTTAATAAATAGTGATAACATGGTAAACTTAGTAAGAGAGAGTGTAAATCAGTTATTAGGAGAAAAAAATGTTATAACAATAGATAGTCCTAGTCTTGGAGTTGAAGATTTTTCATATTTTTTAAAAGATACAGATGGTGCATTTTTCAGACTAGGATGTAGAAATGAGAAAAAAGATATAATATATGATGGACATAGTGATAGATTTAATATAGATGAAAACTCTTTACCAATAGGAGTGGCTATACAAGTTTTAAATGTAATAAAATTTTTAAAATAA
- a CDS encoding S66 peptidase family protein produces MIKPKALKKGDTIGLVAPASYALKKDINKSINFLKGLGFKVKLANNIYSKYYCFAGEDDDRARGINTMFKDKEVDAIFCIRGGYGVHRILEKIDYEMIKQNPKIFMGYSDITALHIAINNNSNLITFHGPMTVSDMKDGLDDFSFKSLEEILITGKDEMEIINPKDEKIKMLSKGKSSGILTGGNLALLTGTIGTPYEIYTEDKILFIEDIGEYTFKVDRMLRQIKLAGKLDGLKGVILGDFNNCIKEDEGDQSLMEVFEEMLSPLDIPIVYNIKSGHCTPNITLPLGAKIEIDANNLKLKIIEQVISHE; encoded by the coding sequence ATGATAAAACCAAAAGCTTTAAAAAAAGGTGACACAATAGGATTAGTTGCTCCGGCAAGTTATGCGTTAAAGAAAGATATAAATAAATCTATAAACTTCCTAAAGGGATTAGGATTTAAAGTGAAATTGGCAAATAATATTTATTCGAAATATTATTGTTTTGCAGGAGAAGATGATGATAGAGCAAGAGGAATTAATACTATGTTTAAAGATAAAGAAGTAGATGCTATATTCTGCATAAGAGGTGGATACGGAGTTCATAGAATTTTAGAAAAAATAGATTATGAAATGATAAAACAAAATCCAAAGATATTTATGGGATATAGTGATATAACAGCTCTGCACATAGCTATAAATAATAACTCTAATTTAATAACATTCCATGGTCCTATGACAGTAAGTGATATGAAAGATGGATTAGATGATTTTTCATTTAAGTCCTTAGAAGAGATACTTATAACTGGTAAAGATGAGATGGAAATAATTAATCCAAAGGATGAGAAAATAAAAATGTTATCCAAAGGCAAATCATCTGGAATACTCACTGGAGGTAATTTGGCACTTCTAACTGGTACAATAGGAACTCCCTATGAAATATATACGGAAGATAAAATATTATTTATTGAAGACATTGGAGAATATACATTTAAAGTTGATAGAATGCTAAGACAAATAAAACTTGCAGGGAAATTAGATGGTCTTAAAGGTGTAATTTTAGGAGACTTTAATAATTGTATAAAAGAAGATGAAGGAGATCAGAGTCTTATGGAAGTGTTTGAGGAGATGTTAAGTCCTTTAGATATTCCTATAGTATATAATATAAAATCAGGACATTGCACTCCAAATATTACATTGCCACTTGGAGCAAAAATAGAGATAGATGCCAATAATTTAAAACTAAAAATAATAGAACAGGTAATAAGTCATGAATAA
- a CDS encoding spore maturation protein: protein MFVKVIETISIYAIPFILLFIPTYGFFRKVKVYESFTEGAKEGFSTAIKIIPYLVAMLVAIGIFRASGAMELFTKALSPVTKLIGMPGDILPMALMRPLSGGGASGVMNSLFEAHGPDSIIGRMASIMMGSTETTFYVLAVYFGAVSIRKTRHALPAGLIADAVGIITAVLVTNLMF, encoded by the coding sequence ATGTTTGTTAAAGTAATAGAGACAATTTCTATATATGCAATACCATTTATTTTACTTTTTATACCAACCTATGGCTTTTTTAGAAAAGTAAAAGTATATGAATCGTTTACTGAAGGGGCAAAAGAAGGTTTTTCTACTGCAATTAAAATAATACCTTACTTAGTAGCAATGCTTGTAGCAATAGGGATATTTAGAGCATCAGGAGCAATGGAGTTATTCACAAAAGCATTAAGCCCAGTAACTAAACTTATAGGAATGCCAGGAGATATATTACCCATGGCACTTATGAGACCACTATCCGGAGGAGGAGCTTCAGGAGTAATGAATAGTTTATTTGAGGCACATGGGCCAGATTCTATTATAGGTAGAATGGCTTCTATTATGATGGGTTCCACTGAGACTACATTTTATGTGCTTGCAGTATACTTTGGTGCAGTTTCTATAAGAAAAACCAGACATGCGTTACCAGCAGGTTTAATAGCAGATGCAGTAGGAATAATAACAGCAGTATTGGTAACAAATTTAATGTTTTAA
- a CDS encoding nucleoside recognition domain-containing protein encodes MINIIWFLFIIIGIIVATVTGNIEAVTQAAIDNAELAVELAIGLVGVMALWLGIMKIAEEAGLVQLLGKALRPIMIRLFPEVPDDHPAMGAMIMNMAANVLGLGNAATPLGLKAMTELNKINEDKDTASNAMCTFLAINTSSVTLIPATVIAYRAAAGSANPTEIIGPVIIATLASTIAAIIAVKTLSKLPVFSSTNPMKKKNIVKTK; translated from the coding sequence TTGATAAATATTATTTGGTTTTTATTTATAATAATAGGAATTATAGTAGCTACAGTCACTGGAAATATAGAAGCTGTAACCCAAGCTGCAATTGATAATGCAGAACTTGCAGTAGAACTAGCAATAGGGCTTGTTGGAGTTATGGCACTTTGGCTTGGTATCATGAAAATAGCAGAAGAGGCAGGACTTGTACAACTTTTAGGAAAGGCACTTCGCCCTATAATGATAAGATTATTCCCAGAAGTACCAGATGACCATCCTGCAATGGGTGCTATGATAATGAATATGGCAGCAAATGTATTGGGGCTTGGAAATGCTGCAACACCTCTAGGACTTAAAGCTATGACTGAATTAAATAAAATTAATGAAGACAAAGATACAGCTTCTAATGCAATGTGTACATTTTTAGCCATAAATACTTCAAGTGTGACACTTATTCCAGCAACAGTAATAGCATATAGAGCAGCAGCAGGGTCTGCTAATCCAACTGAAATAATAGGTCCAGTTATAATTGCCACACTTGCATCAACTATAGCTGCCATAATAGCAGTTAAGACACTATCAAAATTACCTGTATTTTCATCTACAAATCCAATGAAAAAGAAGAATATAGTGAAAACTAAATAA
- the lysA gene encoding diaminopimelate decarboxylase — protein sequence MKTDNKQKYLYIEGCNSISLAKKYGTPLYILSQRKIEERCIKIKDVFSNKFENTSAFYASKAFLTMAMCKIIEKQGLGLDVVSGGELYTALKAEFPTSNILFHGNNKSYEELSLAIENNISRIIVDNIYELKLIEEISSELHKKTNILFRLTPGVTSITHKHIDTGRKDSKFGIPLEIDTILEAVKVALDSNNINLKGFHFHLGSQLFDNITYLKAIDIVFELIKFLKDDINFTTEELNTGGGYGVSYQKKEIEKPLEYFIESIMERVYKNCNEYKLIIPKVSIEPGRWIVAHAGTTLYTIGNIKEISGIRTYAAIDGGMTDNPRPSLYGAKYFGEIANKIDQEKKYKVTISGKCCESGDILIEDLDVPKITPGDILAVYSTGAYNFSMASNYNKNIRPAVVLVKDGESEIIVERQSYEDLLRGERLPKEFKNLK from the coding sequence ATGAAAACAGATAATAAACAAAAGTATTTATATATTGAAGGATGTAATTCTATATCTTTAGCAAAAAAGTATGGAACTCCACTATATATTCTATCTCAAAGAAAAATAGAAGAAAGATGTATAAAAATAAAAGATGTTTTTTCAAATAAATTTGAAAATACGAGTGCGTTTTATGCAAGTAAAGCTTTTTTAACTATGGCCATGTGTAAAATAATAGAGAAACAAGGGCTAGGACTTGATGTTGTATCAGGAGGTGAATTATATACAGCATTAAAAGCAGAATTTCCTACTTCGAATATACTATTTCATGGAAATAATAAATCCTATGAGGAATTAAGCTTAGCTATAGAAAATAACATAAGCAGAATAATTGTTGATAATATATATGAATTAAAATTGATAGAAGAAATATCAAGTGAACTTCATAAAAAAACAAATATATTATTTAGATTAACTCCGGGAGTTACAAGTATTACTCATAAACATATTGATACTGGAAGAAAAGATTCTAAATTTGGTATCCCACTTGAAATAGATACAATATTAGAAGCAGTAAAAGTAGCTTTAGATTCTAATAATATTAATTTAAAAGGATTTCATTTTCATTTAGGATCACAATTATTTGATAATATAACATATTTAAAAGCAATAGATATAGTGTTTGAATTAATAAAATTTTTAAAAGACGATATTAATTTTACAACTGAAGAATTAAACACTGGAGGTGGATATGGGGTTTCATATCAGAAAAAAGAAATAGAAAAACCATTAGAATATTTTATAGAATCTATAATGGAAAGAGTATATAAAAATTGTAATGAATATAAATTAATTATTCCAAAAGTAAGCATTGAACCTGGAAGGTGGATAGTAGCGCATGCTGGCACTACTTTATATACAATAGGGAATATAAAAGAAATCTCAGGAATTAGAACATATGCAGCTATAGATGGTGGAATGACTGATAATCCAAGACCTTCATTATATGGAGCAAAGTACTTTGGTGAGATAGCAAATAAAATAGATCAAGAAAAAAAATATAAAGTTACTATTTCAGGCAAATGTTGTGAATCAGGGGATATACTTATAGAGGATTTAGATGTACCAAAAATTACTCCAGGAGATATATTAGCTGTTTATAGTACTGGAGCATATAACTTTTCAATGGCAAGTAATTATAATAAAAATATTAGACCAGCAGTTGTATTAGTAAAAGATGGAGAATCTGAAATAATAGTAGAAAGACAAAGCTATGAAGATTTATTAAGGGGAGAAAGATTGCCAAAAGAATTTAAAAACTTGAAATAA